The proteins below are encoded in one region of Longimicrobium sp.:
- the obgE gene encoding GTPase ObgE: MFLDYAEINVKAGHGGAGASSMRRESMTPRGGPDGGDGGRGADIILRADGQLTTLLDYRYRQQYKAESGQKGAGANCTGRSGEPLVLRVPPGTVIRDVETEELLGELLEDGEEIVIARGGKGGWGNARFATATNQAPRRADPGEPGDERRIALELKLIADVGLVGEPNAGKSTLLASVSAATPKVADYPFTTLTPNLGVVQLSGNRSFVMADIPGIIEGAHEGRGLGHQFLRHIERTRTLALMIPGDALEPQAEYDKLRSELREYSAELAAKAHCVVFTKADLLPPDWPEPGVDAPDAWGQFSISSVAQKGLDPFLEALWTQAAAALAAERGDDEEEPWRP, translated from the coding sequence GTGTTCCTGGATTACGCTGAGATCAACGTGAAGGCGGGCCACGGCGGCGCGGGTGCGTCGTCCATGCGCCGCGAGTCGATGACCCCGCGCGGCGGCCCCGACGGTGGCGACGGCGGGCGCGGCGCCGACATCATCCTTCGCGCCGATGGCCAGCTCACCACGCTGCTGGACTACCGCTACCGCCAGCAGTACAAGGCCGAGAGCGGTCAGAAGGGCGCGGGCGCCAACTGCACCGGCCGCAGCGGCGAGCCGCTGGTGCTGCGCGTGCCCCCCGGCACCGTCATCCGCGACGTGGAAACCGAGGAGCTGCTGGGCGAGCTGCTGGAGGACGGCGAAGAGATCGTCATCGCACGCGGCGGGAAGGGTGGATGGGGCAACGCGCGCTTCGCCACGGCCACCAACCAGGCGCCCCGGCGCGCCGATCCCGGCGAGCCGGGCGACGAGCGGCGCATTGCCCTGGAGCTGAAGCTGATCGCCGACGTGGGGCTGGTCGGTGAGCCCAACGCCGGAAAGAGCACCCTCCTCGCATCGGTCTCGGCGGCCACGCCCAAGGTGGCGGACTACCCGTTCACCACGCTCACGCCCAACCTGGGCGTCGTGCAGCTTTCGGGGAACCGCTCGTTCGTCATGGCCGACATTCCCGGCATCATCGAGGGCGCGCACGAGGGCAGGGGGCTGGGGCACCAGTTCCTGCGCCACATCGAGCGCACCCGCACGCTGGCGCTGATGATTCCGGGCGACGCGCTGGAGCCGCAGGCCGAGTACGACAAGCTGCGCTCCGAGCTGCGCGAGTACTCGGCGGAGCTTGCCGCCAAGGCGCACTGCGTGGTGTTCACCAAGGCAGACCTGCTGCCGCCGGATTGGCCGGAGCCGGGGGTGGATGCGCCCGATGCCTGGGGCCAGTTCTCGATCTCGTCCGTCGCGCAGAAGGGGCTCGATCCCTTCCTTGAGGCGCTGTGGACCCAGGCCGCGGCCGCCTTGGCCGCGGAGCGCGGGGACGACGAAGAGGAGCCCTGGCGTCCGTGA
- a CDS encoding antitoxin Xre/MbcA/ParS toxin-binding domain-containing protein — MPIKRKLPKPGSLTRNPRVEPSSPAHIRVTVDGRGGGPSLQINLSTTDADVDLSSDWLILVSHYLRARFAFKSDLEMAQKLGLDRTRLIAWKKGAAVPRQEHMRFLADVATTVDALRRILHPAVVTSWLTAPKFDLGDRTPIEMLREGRLPEVLQSVNATEHGAYI; from the coding sequence GTGCCGATCAAGCGTAAACTGCCGAAGCCCGGGAGCCTCACCCGTAATCCACGCGTGGAGCCGAGCAGCCCGGCGCACATCAGGGTCACGGTCGATGGGAGAGGTGGCGGGCCGAGCCTTCAGATCAACCTGTCGACAACGGACGCCGACGTGGACCTTTCGTCCGACTGGCTGATCCTGGTCTCTCACTACCTGCGCGCCCGCTTTGCCTTCAAGTCGGACCTGGAGATGGCGCAGAAGCTGGGGCTGGACCGGACGCGCCTCATCGCGTGGAAGAAAGGCGCGGCGGTACCGCGGCAGGAGCACATGCGTTTTCTGGCGGACGTCGCGACTACGGTGGACGCGTTGCGGCGGATTCTTCATCCGGCCGTGGTCACCAGTTGGCTGACCGCGCCCAAGTTCGATCTGGGCGACCGAACGCCGATCGAGATGCTTCGCGAAGGGCGCCTGCCCGAGGTGCTGCAGAGCGTGAATGCGACTGAGCACGGAGCCTATATCTGA
- the dprA gene encoding DNA-processing protein DprA, whose product MPLARAALEDIVRIAIVPGIGPARLAALIARFGSAERILSAPVAAIAAVPGFGREFARRVAGAGTPEGRARAREALRILTEVGATAITSDDEAYPEAFRALPDPPFVLYAAGDLGLLRRPGVGVVGTRAPTPYGRASAAGLTHELARAGYVVVSGMAKGIDAVAHAAALDAGGATVGVLGHGIDRAYPPENRGLFRRVREHGLLISELPPGEQPLAGNFPRRNRLIAALSAGVLVVEMGEKSGAKHTVDFALELGREVFAVPGPIGSAASAGTNQLLKDGARLVTSARDILEELHGVGLVPHQAEERRSAAAPSPSAPTPPAVSLAGDELRVFGVLRPDPRHVDALAAEAGLGVSGTLAALLGLELHDLAEALPGKHFKLR is encoded by the coding sequence ATGCCGCTGGCCCGCGCCGCCCTCGAAGACATCGTTCGTATCGCTATCGTCCCGGGGATCGGGCCGGCGCGGCTGGCCGCGCTGATCGCCCGGTTCGGCTCGGCGGAGCGCATCCTTTCCGCGCCCGTCGCCGCCATCGCCGCCGTTCCGGGCTTCGGCCGCGAGTTCGCGCGGCGCGTGGCGGGTGCGGGCACGCCCGAGGGCCGGGCGCGGGCGCGCGAGGCGCTTCGCATTCTTACCGAGGTCGGCGCCACCGCCATCACCTCCGATGACGAGGCCTATCCCGAGGCGTTCCGTGCCCTTCCCGATCCGCCCTTCGTCCTGTACGCCGCGGGCGACCTGGGGCTGCTGCGCCGTCCCGGCGTGGGCGTCGTCGGCACGCGGGCGCCCACCCCCTACGGCCGCGCCTCCGCCGCGGGGCTGACGCACGAGCTGGCGCGCGCCGGCTACGTCGTCGTCAGCGGAATGGCGAAGGGCATCGACGCCGTCGCCCACGCCGCGGCGCTGGACGCGGGGGGCGCCACGGTGGGCGTGCTGGGGCACGGCATCGACCGCGCGTATCCGCCCGAGAACCGCGGCCTGTTCCGCCGCGTCCGCGAGCACGGCCTACTGATCTCGGAGCTGCCGCCCGGCGAGCAGCCGCTGGCGGGCAACTTTCCCCGGCGCAACCGGCTGATCGCGGCGCTCAGCGCGGGCGTGCTGGTGGTAGAGATGGGGGAGAAGAGCGGTGCCAAGCACACGGTCGACTTCGCGCTGGAGCTGGGCCGCGAGGTGTTCGCCGTCCCGGGCCCCATCGGCTCGGCGGCGAGCGCGGGGACCAACCAGCTGCTGAAGGATGGCGCCCGCCTGGTGACGTCCGCCCGCGACATCCTGGAAGAGCTGCACGGCGTGGGACTGGTGCCGCACCAGGCGGAGGAGCGCCGGTCCGCCGCGGCGCCATCTCCCTCAGCGCCGACCCCGCCCGCCGTCTCGCTGGCGGGTGACGAGCTGCGGGTGTTCGGCGTGCTCCGCCCCGATCCGCGCCACGTCGATGCGCTCGCGGCCGAGGCCGGGCTGGGCGTCAGCGGCACCCTGGCGGCCCTGCTGGGGCTGGAGCTTCACGACCTTGC